A single Dermacentor albipictus isolate Rhodes 1998 colony chromosome 3, USDA_Dalb.pri_finalv2, whole genome shotgun sequence DNA region contains:
- the LOC135898694 gene encoding very long chain fatty acid elongase AAEL008004-like: MDNMTTEPLYTDFLSVYLHLPQDPRTKDWIMVKYPSIVLWSVGLYLYFVKVWGPRYMKGREPFNLRYVILVYNAFMVACSAWFLVAILRLTYIGGGYSLFCQGLDFSTAPKAVELLDVYWWLRILRLLDFLDTIFFVLRKKFNQVSTLHVVHHSLVVLDCWFWTRIGTDGHISFIIALNTFVHVVMYTYYFLSSIGPKAQKYLWWKRYLTLLQITQFIVAMVHGSIPLFYDCGYPKLYVYLAMPQGALFLYLFFQFYFKVYIRSSRKGFQTVCNAQGSLGLSESKTTKVQ; the protein is encoded by the coding sequence ATGGACAACATGACCACCGAGCCGCTGTACACCGACTTTCTCAGCGTCTACCTGCACCTACCTCAGGACCCGCGGACGAAAGACTGGATAATGGTGAAGTACCCTTCCATCGTGCTTTGGAGCGTCGGCCTCTACCTCTACTTCGTCAAGGTGTGGGGTCCACGCTACATGAAAGGTCGTGAGCCATTCAACCTGCGCTACGTTATTCTAGTGTACAACGCCTTCATGGTCGCATGCAGCGCGTGGTTCCTAGTCGCAATCCTGCGACTAACGTACATCGGCGGTGGCTACAGTCTTTTCTGCCAGGGCCTCGACTTTTCCACCGCCCCGAAGGCCGTCGAGTTGCTCGACGTCTACTGGTGGCTGCGCATTCTACGGTTGCTCGACTTTCTGGACACGATCTTCTTTGTGCTCCGCAAGAAGTTCAACCAGGTGTCGACGCTTCACGTCGTCCACCACTCGCTGGTCGTGCTCGACTGCTGGTTTTGGACCCGAATAGGCACCGATGGCCACATCTCTTTCATCATAGCGCTCAACACGTTCGTGCACGTGGTAATGTACACCTACTATTTTCTCTCGTCCATCGGACCCAAGGCGCAGAAGTACCTCTGGTGGAAGCGTTACCTGACCCTCCTTCAGATCACGCAGTTCATTGTAGCCATGGTGCACGGCTCCATACCACTTTTCTACGACTGCGGATACCCCAAGCTGTACGTGTACCTCGCCATGCCTCAGGGAGCACTGTTTCTCTACCTGTTCTTCCAGTTTTACTTCAAGGTCTACATCCGCAGCTCTAGGAAGGGCTTCCAAACGGTCTGCAACGCGCAGGGAAGTTTAGGCTTGTCCGAGTCTAAGACGACAAAAGTCCAGTAG